In the genome of Leptolyngbya sp. FACHB-261, one region contains:
- a CDS encoding AEC family transporter, which yields MRTLSAEAAVSLLTLYGQLIGWTLLGVVLGKRVPKWLPLNMGRFLYWVGVPFGVFGWLRQADLSGPVWLAALMAWGGVGIGAALAKLWLNRSQDQPHQQLQQPAAQGSFFLASMFGNTGYIGFPVVLALCGLDAFGWAVFYDLLGTTVGAYGLGVGLAAHFRRAHQQQMSEKQTIALQTLLEPILYNPTPWCFTLALVSRPLALPSWLETGLQQFAWGMIPLSLILLGMRLVQVSSWHSLDSALPAIGIKLLLVPLLVGAVSTLVGLTGLPRLTVVLQAAMPPAFATLVLAETYDLDRTLTVTALSVGSMGVLLTLPLWLMLFG from the coding sequence TTGCGCACATTATCGGCAGAGGCCGCCGTATCTTTGCTGACCCTCTACGGCCAACTCATCGGTTGGACCTTATTGGGCGTGGTCTTAGGCAAGCGGGTTCCTAAGTGGTTGCCGCTCAACATGGGGCGTTTTTTGTATTGGGTCGGTGTGCCATTTGGGGTATTTGGCTGGCTGCGGCAGGCCGACTTGAGCGGTCCCGTCTGGCTTGCCGCCCTGATGGCCTGGGGTGGCGTCGGCATCGGCGCAGCTCTAGCCAAGCTTTGGCTAAATCGTAGTCAGGACCAGCCGCACCAGCAGTTGCAGCAGCCTGCAGCTCAGGGCAGTTTTTTCCTGGCGTCAATGTTTGGCAACACAGGCTACATTGGCTTCCCCGTAGTCTTAGCCCTCTGTGGCCTTGATGCATTTGGCTGGGCAGTGTTCTACGACCTGCTTGGGACAACAGTGGGAGCCTATGGTCTGGGGGTCGGGTTAGCGGCCCATTTTCGGAGGGCTCACCAACAGCAAATGAGCGAGAAGCAGACTATCGCTCTACAAACCCTACTAGAACCTATCCTTTACAACCCTACGCCTTGGTGTTTCACGCTGGCTCTGGTCTCACGCCCCTTGGCACTGCCCAGTTGGTTGGAGACGGGATTGCAACAGTTTGCCTGGGGCATGATTCCACTGTCTCTGATTCTGCTAGGAATGCGGTTGGTCCAGGTTTCCTCCTGGCACAGTCTAGACTCGGCTCTGCCTGCCATTGGCATCAAGCTGCTGCTGGTACCCCTGCTGGTAGGAGCGGTGAGTACGCTCGTGGGACTGACTGGTCTCCCTAGGCTGACTGTAGTGCTACAGGCTGCCATGCCCCCTGCCTTCGCCACCCTGGTCCTCGCTGAGACCTATGATCTTGATCGGACTCTAACGGTCACAGCTCTATCTGTAGGCTCGATGGGAGTGCTTTTGACGCTGCCCTTGTGGCTGATGCTGTTTGGTTAG
- the purU gene encoding formyltetrahydrofolate deformylase produces MTRVIDGPTAILLISCPDQRGLVAKIADFIYSHSGNVVHADQHTDFSAGLFLMRIEWQLTGFELAREEIAAAFAPLAEAIQATWQLHFSDTVRRIAIWVTKQDHCLYDLILRQRSGEFQAEIPVILSNHPHLSTVAHNFGINYHHIPINPENKEAQEQAQLALLKQYQIDLVVLAKYMQVLSSEFIGQFSNIINIHHSFLPAFAGANPYQRAYDRGVKIIGATGHYVTAELDAGPIIEQDVVRVSHRDSVQDLIRKGKDLERVVLARAVRLHLQNRVLVYGNRTVVFD; encoded by the coding sequence ATGACTCGTGTAATTGATGGCCCAACGGCTATCCTTTTGATTTCTTGCCCTGATCAACGCGGCTTAGTCGCTAAGATTGCTGACTTTATCTATTCGCACAGCGGCAATGTCGTCCATGCCGACCAGCACACAGATTTCTCTGCCGGTTTGTTCCTCATGCGGATTGAGTGGCAACTCACCGGCTTTGAATTGGCCCGAGAGGAAATCGCCGCTGCTTTTGCGCCATTGGCTGAAGCAATTCAAGCGACTTGGCAACTGCATTTTTCGGATACGGTTCGCCGCATTGCTATCTGGGTAACCAAGCAGGACCACTGTCTTTACGACTTGATTTTGCGCCAACGCTCTGGGGAGTTTCAAGCTGAGATTCCAGTGATTCTCAGTAACCATCCTCACCTATCAACCGTTGCCCACAATTTTGGCATTAATTACCATCACATTCCGATTAACCCCGAGAACAAAGAAGCTCAAGAACAAGCTCAATTGGCACTCCTAAAGCAGTACCAGATTGACCTGGTGGTGTTGGCAAAGTACATGCAAGTACTCAGCTCTGAGTTCATCGGACAATTTTCCAATATCATCAACATTCATCACTCATTTTTGCCTGCTTTTGCTGGCGCAAACCCCTATCAGCGAGCCTATGATCGCGGCGTGAAGATCATTGGTGCTACAGGTCATTACGTCACAGCTGAACTCGACGCTGGCCCCATTATCGAACAAGATGTCGTCCGAGTTAGTCACCGCGATTCGGTGCAAGATCTGATCCGTAAGGGCAAGGATCTAGAACGCGTTGTGCTGGCCCGTGCTGTGCGCTTGCATCTACAAAATCGGGTGCTGGTATATGGCAACCGCACGGTGGTTTTTGACTAA
- the ctpB gene encoding carboxyl-terminal processing protease CtpB, with translation MTQPNCRRSLHLGLLSAALSGGALALTTAVALVVSPTLTGTVEAALQDSPKTVVDEAWQIVNREYVDPQFNRVDWQQVRRDLISRRYSSRADAYTALRDALKRLDDPYTRFLDPQQFQALTTQTSGELTGVGIRLELNEKTKALTVVEPIENSPALRAGVQAGDRILKIDGRTTEGMSLEAASNLIRGRANTQVRLMLERQGRPSFELTLARARIDLPAVRSAVRTEGDRKVGYIRLNEFSAHAAEQMRAAIQSLNAQKVDAFVLDLRGNPGGLLSSGIEVARMWIDDGGIVRTVDRNGKADQARANGTALTNLPLAVLVDAGSASASEIVTGALKDNNRAVVVGTPTFGKALVQSVHSLSDGSGLAVTIAHYYTPAGTDISQRGITPDVAISLTDEQRQELASHPDTIGTNIDPQYKQAIAHLSRTAGASRPTAGL, from the coding sequence ATGACACAACCGAATTGCCGCCGCTCCCTGCATCTTGGTCTACTGTCTGCTGCCTTGTCTGGGGGCGCGCTGGCGCTTACCACGGCTGTTGCCTTGGTGGTAAGTCCGACCCTGACCGGTACAGTTGAGGCTGCTCTGCAAGATAGCCCTAAAACCGTCGTTGATGAAGCCTGGCAGATTGTCAACCGCGAGTATGTCGATCCCCAGTTCAATCGGGTGGACTGGCAGCAGGTGCGGCGCGATCTGATCTCACGTCGCTACAGCAGTCGGGCAGACGCTTATACGGCCCTGCGGGATGCGCTGAAGCGCCTGGACGACCCCTACACCCGTTTTCTAGATCCTCAGCAGTTCCAGGCCCTGACAACCCAGACTTCCGGAGAGCTAACGGGTGTTGGAATTCGCTTGGAGCTGAACGAGAAGACAAAGGCGCTAACCGTAGTGGAGCCGATTGAGAATTCACCCGCCCTGCGTGCAGGGGTGCAGGCCGGTGACCGCATTCTCAAAATCGACGGGCGCACGACTGAGGGCATGTCTCTAGAGGCCGCCTCTAACTTAATCCGAGGTCGCGCCAATACTCAGGTGCGTCTGATGCTAGAGCGTCAGGGTCGCCCCTCCTTTGAGCTGACTCTGGCCCGGGCTCGCATCGATTTACCAGCCGTACGCTCTGCTGTGCGTACTGAGGGAGACCGCAAAGTTGGTTATATCCGCCTCAATGAGTTCAGCGCCCACGCTGCTGAGCAGATGCGCGCCGCGATTCAAAGCCTGAATGCACAGAAGGTGGATGCCTTTGTTCTAGACCTACGGGGTAACCCAGGGGGGCTCTTGAGCAGTGGCATTGAAGTTGCTCGCATGTGGATTGATGATGGCGGCATTGTGCGCACCGTAGACCGCAATGGCAAGGCAGACCAAGCACGGGCCAATGGCACTGCCCTGACCAATCTGCCTTTGGCGGTTCTCGTCGATGCTGGTTCTGCCAGTGCCAGCGAAATTGTCACCGGTGCTCTCAAAGACAACAACCGCGCTGTTGTAGTTGGTACCCCAACCTTTGGTAAGGCTCTAGTCCAGTCCGTGCACTCGTTGTCGGATGGTTCAGGGCTGGCCGTTACCATTGCCCACTACTACACGCCTGCTGGCACTGATATTAGCCAGCGGGGCATCACCCCCGATGTTGCGATCAGTCTGACTGATGAGCAGCGCCAAGAGTTAGCCTCCCATCCTGACACCATCGGCACTAACATCGATCCTCAGTACAAGCAGGCAATTGCCCACCTGAGTCGGACGGCTGGGGCTTCACGTCCTACTGCCGGTCTATAA
- a CDS encoding lipopolysaccharide assembly protein LapB, translating to MDLNENEDRIQRLLDQVKMALQQQEYDRAIAAGQAILNERADHSEALALLQQVRRCQYEQQVQQGERQAQQQAQQALDQVQTLLIRGQWQAALQVADTVPHLEPWSSKAEVLRQRAQKSLAAQLQKEQAQQALQEAERLFGNEDLEGALAQVQKVPEGLECSARAIALQTAIEQAQVLKREYGLACEAFEQRAFDKVRERVLLLLHEVSWQARARALLDKATTQQQQDEQALALLPRLRTLAARGQWKAAIIEANALLALFPGQPEVLRVLQQAQEKLEAPSDRNQRAEGAVAKDLVEPDSDEPGSDKVSQRSPSETLLRPEVSPIRPLLEPGLREERLRLPPRYIGLALAGVSVLVGASLLLLTRKPSVPAPSATPPGSSAQPSPPLVSLAVANQGCTVGELDLSSLRPEVSQERRAILEQAQRLAAVDTPTALKQAIEKASCVQQVPDRDGLYRDAEKLTAEWSNRLWQRADTSVKRDDLGKAITTLQQLPPNSPRYVEAQTLLRTWRSALQQRQIDYRHIQTAQARLAANPSDPNTLLAVAAYLNRTVPEGRPHYPVARQLIERIAQQLWFISQGLQDQGKVADAIRLAKQIPLDTAARTVAQNTQIQWQQLLTAATPSFSPPPQPERSPERRLARSKAQPNQTPSRPPQPLPLDQNQDPVLALLPNLNEDQVSMNQARSLAKQDDPYALRAAVEKASKVSNGPYRREAQALISQWSLNMWRLAHQEYRAGNRRKAVDILRLIPNNTTVWQRHARNDYQRWKREFE from the coding sequence ATGGACCTTAATGAAAACGAGGACCGGATCCAAAGGTTGTTGGACCAAGTCAAGATGGCTCTACAGCAGCAGGAGTACGACCGCGCCATTGCCGCTGGCCAAGCGATTCTTAATGAACGTGCTGACCATTCGGAGGCGCTAGCTCTACTCCAGCAAGTGAGGAGATGCCAGTACGAGCAGCAAGTTCAGCAGGGTGAGCGTCAAGCTCAGCAGCAAGCTCAGCAGGCTCTTGACCAGGTTCAAACCTTGCTGATTCGGGGACAGTGGCAGGCAGCGTTACAAGTAGCCGATACAGTTCCTCATTTGGAGCCCTGGTCCAGCAAGGCTGAAGTCCTCAGGCAACGGGCTCAGAAGTCCTTGGCGGCTCAGCTGCAAAAAGAGCAAGCCCAGCAAGCTCTACAGGAGGCTGAGCGGCTATTTGGCAACGAGGATCTAGAAGGTGCTCTTGCCCAGGTCCAGAAAGTGCCTGAAGGGTTGGAATGCTCCGCACGAGCCATCGCGCTACAAACAGCAATTGAGCAAGCTCAGGTTCTAAAACGAGAATACGGTCTAGCCTGTGAGGCTTTCGAACAGCGTGCCTTTGACAAGGTGCGCGAACGGGTTTTGCTGCTGTTACATGAGGTCAGTTGGCAGGCCCGCGCTCGGGCTCTGTTGGACAAAGCTACCACTCAGCAACAGCAAGATGAGCAAGCACTGGCTTTACTCCCCCGTCTCAGGACCCTAGCCGCGCGGGGACAGTGGAAGGCGGCGATTATCGAAGCCAATGCGCTCCTGGCCCTCTTTCCTGGCCAACCTGAAGTGTTAAGGGTGCTGCAACAGGCTCAAGAAAAGCTAGAAGCCCCTTCAGATAGGAATCAGCGAGCAGAAGGGGCAGTAGCGAAAGACCTCGTAGAACCGGACTCAGACGAGCCAGGTTCAGACAAGGTATCTCAACGGTCTCCCTCTGAAACATTACTCAGGCCTGAGGTTAGCCCAATCCGTCCGCTCCTAGAGCCTGGCTTGCGTGAAGAACGATTGCGCCTGCCGCCACGTTATATCGGCTTGGCCTTAGCGGGTGTATCGGTGCTGGTCGGTGCTAGTCTGCTGCTATTAACCCGAAAGCCATCAGTCCCAGCTCCCTCAGCCACGCCCCCTGGCTCCAGTGCTCAGCCCAGTCCACCCTTAGTCTCATTAGCGGTTGCTAACCAAGGTTGCACTGTTGGAGAGTTGGACCTGTCCTCGCTGCGGCCAGAAGTTAGCCAAGAGCGTCGAGCGATTCTCGAGCAGGCCCAAAGGCTAGCTGCGGTGGACACTCCCACCGCATTAAAACAAGCCATTGAGAAGGCTAGCTGTGTTCAACAGGTGCCAGACCGGGATGGGTTGTATCGCGACGCCGAAAAACTGACGGCTGAGTGGTCAAATCGGCTCTGGCAGCGGGCGGATACCAGTGTGAAACGGGATGACCTCGGCAAGGCCATCACTACCCTGCAACAGTTGCCGCCCAACTCGCCTCGCTATGTAGAGGCTCAGACGTTGCTGCGGACTTGGCGTTCTGCGCTTCAGCAACGCCAGATCGATTACCGACACATCCAAACCGCTCAAGCTCGTCTGGCTGCAAACCCCAGCGACCCAAACACGCTACTCGCAGTGGCAGCCTACCTGAATCGAACTGTGCCTGAGGGCCGTCCTCACTACCCTGTTGCTCGTCAATTGATTGAGCGCATCGCGCAGCAACTCTGGTTCATATCCCAAGGTTTGCAAGACCAAGGCAAGGTTGCTGATGCGATTCGTTTAGCGAAGCAAATTCCCCTGGATACTGCTGCCCGTACCGTTGCTCAGAATACACAGATTCAATGGCAGCAGCTGTTGACTGCTGCCACTCCCTCATTCAGCCCACCCCCTCAGCCTGAGCGCAGCCCGGAACGTCGTCTAGCCCGCTCTAAGGCTCAGCCCAATCAGACTCCATCCCGTCCCCCTCAGCCGTTGCCGCTTGACCAGAACCAAGATCCAGTTTTGGCCCTGCTACCCAACCTGAACGAGGACCAAGTCTCCATGAACCAAGCCCGCTCACTGGCTAAACAGGATGACCCCTATGCCCTGCGCGCTGCTGTAGAGAAAGCGAGCAAAGTCAGTAACGGGCCCTACCGTCGAGAAGCACAGGCCTTGATTTCTCAGTGGTCGCTTAATATGTGGCGCCTCGCCCACCAAGAGTATCGGGCAGGCAATCGCCGTAAGGCTGTGGATATCCTGCGGCTCATTCCTAACAACACAACAGTTTGGCAGCGCCACGCACGCAACGATTATCAACGCTGGAAGCGTGAGTTTGAATAG
- a CDS encoding 1-acyl-sn-glycerol-3-phosphate acyltransferase — MSALAKSQPVHSEIVPWLYWPLASSLRVGMPLYFSEIKVTGQEYLPQKGAVVLAPKHFSRWDPLLVSTLYREPLHYMTMLSQFKGVQGWVISRVGAFPVNVNRPQVSSLKYAVELLREGQKLVIFPEGGVVRDQLLRPLKTGLARLVLQVEADKPDLSIPIVPIALSYEPNSVFRAKVRMRICPPLYSSDYSAGDEKSTGSKLTAVLEQNLRAALAEISPS; from the coding sequence ATGTCTGCCTTAGCGAAGTCCCAGCCTGTTCATTCTGAAATCGTGCCCTGGTTGTACTGGCCGTTGGCTTCGAGTCTCCGGGTAGGGATGCCTCTGTACTTTAGTGAGATCAAAGTCACTGGGCAGGAGTATTTGCCGCAGAAGGGTGCGGTGGTGCTAGCTCCTAAACATTTCAGTCGCTGGGATCCGCTTTTGGTTAGCACTTTATACCGAGAGCCCCTGCACTATATGACCATGCTCTCGCAGTTTAAAGGCGTACAGGGTTGGGTAATTAGTCGGGTGGGGGCATTTCCTGTTAACGTTAACCGCCCTCAGGTTTCCAGCCTCAAATATGCTGTGGAACTGTTACGCGAGGGTCAGAAGCTAGTGATTTTTCCAGAAGGGGGCGTCGTCCGTGATCAGCTGCTACGCCCTCTTAAGACAGGTCTGGCAAGGCTGGTGCTGCAAGTGGAAGCAGATAAACCTGATTTGAGCATCCCCATTGTGCCTATCGCCTTGAGCTATGAGCCCAATTCGGTCTTCAGGGCAAAAGTTCGCATGAGAATCTGCCCACCGCTCTACAGCAGCGACTACTCAGCTGGAGACGAGAAATCGACCGGTTCAAAACTAACAGCGGTGTTGGAGCAAAACCTGAGAGCTGCGTTGGCTGAAATTAGTCCGTCTTGA
- a CDS encoding response regulator transcription factor codes for MPLTILVVDDEPGIRLSISDYLELCGYSTLTATNGEEGLAMAEKASPNLIVTDIVMPRLDGYEFVRRVRRLPAFRLIPVVFLTAKTQTHERIKGYQLGCDAYLPKPFELEEVAAVVRNLLDRTQLFQTELLTRTTTPGTNHSGSTDVKTEENADRKPVSVLSFTLTNREQEVLRLLAEGQSNAQIGERLHLSPRTIEKYVSSLLSKSNTSNRAELVRFALEHHLAS; via the coding sequence ATGCCTCTGACCATCCTTGTCGTCGATGATGAGCCAGGAATTCGTCTCTCCATCAGCGACTATTTAGAGCTGTGCGGCTACAGCACACTCACCGCCACCAACGGTGAGGAGGGGTTGGCAATGGCAGAAAAGGCTAGCCCGAATTTGATTGTGACCGACATTGTGATGCCTCGGCTAGATGGCTACGAATTCGTTCGACGGGTTCGCCGACTGCCAGCGTTTCGTTTAATTCCGGTGGTCTTTCTGACCGCTAAAACCCAAACTCACGAGCGGATTAAAGGCTATCAACTAGGTTGTGATGCCTATTTGCCTAAACCGTTCGAGTTGGAAGAGGTTGCTGCCGTTGTGCGTAACCTACTAGACCGGACGCAGTTGTTCCAGACAGAATTGCTCACCCGCACTACTACGCCGGGCACCAATCACTCCGGTTCAACGGATGTTAAAACCGAGGAGAATGCCGACCGTAAACCCGTGTCGGTCCTGAGTTTTACCTTGACTAACCGTGAGCAGGAAGTCCTGCGGCTGCTGGCGGAAGGGCAATCTAACGCTCAAATTGGGGAGCGCTTGCACCTCAGCCCCCGCACCATTGAGAAATATGTCAGCAGCCTGCTGAGTAAAAGCAACACCAGCAATCGAGCCGAACTGGTACGCTTTGCGCTGGAGCATCATCTGGCGAGTTAG
- the queA gene encoding tRNA preQ1(34) S-adenosylmethionine ribosyltransferase-isomerase QueA — protein MSDLQNESALPLQSESACDQHLSSYDYLLPEELIAQNPVVPRDSSRLLVVHPDCHEHRSFRDLPGLLRPGDCLVLNNTRVIPARLYGHKCHPVSGQPGAPVELLLLEEVAANQWHALVKPGRRLGVGSRLVCGSAPGPVVGAKVLATLPEIGGRLIEFDLPPGESLWSRLDQLGQVPLPPYVTQSQATPEQYQTVYAERLGAVAAPTAGLHFTPELLESLRLKGIQHGFITLHVGVGTFRPVEVDDVRSHKMHSEWIEVGQPTVDLIAQTRRAGGRVIAVGTTVARALESAAQAGSLQPYQGKTNLFIYPGYRWQVLDGLITNFHLPRSSLLMLVSALISRERLLQLYTEAIQQRYRFYSFGDAMLIL, from the coding sequence ATGTCTGATCTTCAAAATGAGAGTGCGCTGCCCCTGCAATCTGAGTCAGCCTGTGATCAGCATCTGAGTAGCTATGACTACTTACTGCCTGAGGAACTTATTGCCCAAAATCCAGTGGTGCCTCGCGATAGCTCGCGGCTGTTGGTGGTTCATCCAGACTGTCATGAGCACCGCAGCTTCAGAGATTTACCAGGGCTGCTGCGTCCCGGGGATTGTCTAGTTCTGAACAACACGCGGGTCATTCCAGCTCGCCTCTATGGACACAAGTGCCATCCGGTCAGCGGTCAGCCGGGAGCGCCTGTGGAGCTACTACTCCTAGAAGAAGTGGCAGCCAACCAGTGGCATGCTCTGGTGAAGCCAGGGCGACGACTGGGCGTGGGAAGCCGGTTGGTTTGTGGCAGCGCTCCTGGCCCGGTAGTTGGGGCTAAAGTGCTGGCCACGCTACCAGAAATTGGAGGACGGCTGATCGAGTTTGACCTGCCCCCCGGTGAATCCCTCTGGTCACGCTTGGATCAACTGGGGCAAGTGCCATTACCCCCCTACGTAACCCAGTCTCAGGCCACTCCCGAGCAGTATCAGACGGTCTATGCAGAACGCCTGGGTGCAGTGGCCGCACCAACTGCAGGGCTCCACTTCACGCCCGAGCTGCTGGAGAGCTTGCGTTTGAAGGGCATTCAGCACGGCTTCATAACGCTACATGTTGGGGTCGGTACCTTTCGACCTGTAGAAGTGGATGATGTGCGCAGTCACAAGATGCACAGCGAGTGGATCGAAGTCGGGCAACCCACTGTCGATCTGATTGCGCAAACTCGTCGGGCCGGGGGCCGGGTCATCGCCGTAGGCACCACTGTTGCCCGTGCCTTGGAAAGTGCTGCGCAAGCGGGTTCCCTACAGCCTTACCAGGGCAAGACCAACCTGTTTATCTACCCCGGCTATCGCTGGCAAGTTCTCGACGGCTTAATCACCAACTTCCATTTGCCCCGCTCTAGCCTGCTAATGCTGGTCAGTGCCCTCATTAGCAGGGAGCGCCTACTACAGCTCTACACCGAAGCCATTCAGCAGCGCTATCGCTTCTATTCCTTTGGCGATGCCATGCTGATCCTCTAA